Part of the Bacillus sp. N1-1 genome, CATGTAGAAGTACCGGAAGAATTCAATAACGTACAATTTGAACAGTTTTTACCTTTTCATCTAACTGATGCCGCTATTTCAAGCCATAGATGGGAAGGAATATTAATTCATACTTCTGATGAAAAAGTCATTGGCACGATGGGATATAACAATTTAGAAGCGACAAACAATCTTGAAGTTGGGTATCAATTAATTCCTGACTATCGTAATAAAGGGTACGCCATTGAAATGGCTAGTGCTCTCGTTAGCTGGGCTTTTCCGGATAAGGAAAGTAATGAGGATAAAGAAGAGATGAATAACGTGATGGACCGCATTGGTTTATCTAAATTAACAGTGGAATCGCATCTCCTAAAAAACAAAATTGATAAAGAAAAGTTTATAAAAGAAAATGAATATATGTAAAACCCTGCCGATGCAGGGTTTTTTTGTAGGTGATTAAAAATCTGCTCACCATATTCTGAAATTTCCTCTTCATTCAGCAGACTCCGGTGTTAATGGCTCAACTAATCAGGGTAATTACTTAATGAAATGACGTGAAATATCAAACAATATCAAAACTATCACATATTTAGGAAATCACCGTCACCTCTCGTTAAAATAAGACTATAAACAAATCAAAGGGGAGAAAGGGTGACCGATACATGGGTTACTATGATAATAATGAAACAAGAATGAAACAAACGAAAAGTGGAAGGAACTGGTTTATTCCGAGTACGTTCGGTGCCATTGTAGGAGCATCCATCATGCTTGTTGCTGCGCCTTATGTGTCTAACACGGATCAGTCATCAACGAATCAAGCCGCGGTTACAACAGCTAGTGGTAATGTAGAAACCTCAAATGTGGCTTATAACGTTTCCTCTGATATTACCTCAGCTGTACAAAAAGCACAGGATGCAGTAGTGAGTATCACAAGCTATCAAAGCCAAAATAGTGGGTTTTCTTTAGAAGATCCTTCGGGTCAATCAGGGCAAGCAGCATCGTCAGGGTCTGGAGTGATTTATAAGAATGAAGGTGGTAAGGCTTATGTTGTGACAAATAATCACGTAGTGGAAGGCGCCTCTTCGGTAGAAGTTACGTTAAGTAATGAAAAAAAGGCTGAAGCAAAGGTACTTGGAACAGATGCCCTAATGGATTTAGCTGTTTTAGAAATTGATGCAAAAGATGTTGAGGCCGTTGCAGAAATCGGTTCCTCATCCAAATTACAAACTGGGGAACCTGCCATTGCAGTCGGTAATCCATTAGGATTCCTCGAAGGGTCTGTTACTCAGGGAATTATTAGTAATCCGAGCCGTACAATTCCGGTCGATCTTGACCAGAACGGTCAACCTGATTACGAAGCAGATGTGATTCAAACGGATGCATCAATTAATCCAGGCAACAGCGGTGGTGCATTGATAAATATTAAAGGGCAACTAATTGGTATTAACTCGTCAAAAATTGCAGAGGAAACAGTAGAAGGAATAGGATTTGCAATCCCGATTGATGATGCACAGCCGATCATTGAGGAGCTTGAAATGACTGGGGAAGTGAAACGTCCTGTAATGGGTGTAACACCTGCTTCATTAGCAGAAGTACCAACGCAATATTGGACTGGCACGCTTAACCTTCCGGAAGATGTAGAAAGTGGAGTCGTATTAATGGGAATTGCGCCTAACTCACCTGCTTCAGAAGCAGGTTTAAAAGAAGGGGACGTAGTAGTGAAGCTGGATGATACAGAAGTAAAAGACTCAGCAGCGCTACGGAAGTATTTATATTCGAATAAAGAAGTTGGGGACAAAATGGAAGTAACGTTCTATCGTGATGGCCAACAGAAAACCGTAACAATGACATTAGCGAATCAAAATGGATTGTAAACGAAAAACCCTCTGGATTATGCATCCAGGGGGTTTTGGTTGTTTACTTGCTGTTTTGTATCAGTCAATCTTGTAAGAAAATAAAAAACTGGCGTGTCTAAAAGAGCCAGAGCCATTTTAATGACAAATTGAGAGAGGACCATCACCCATAGGTTAGGAACAGTCCCTGCAAAGGCAATCGTAATAAAAATAGTTGTATCTAAAAGCTGTGAAGTAAATGTACTTACATTATTACGTAGCCATTTATGCTTGTCGGAAGTTCGCTTCTTTAACAGAGAGAAGACATAGACATCAACGTGTTGAGACACGAGGTACGCTGCAAGACTTGCTAGAACAAACCTGTAGTTTTGACCTAGTAAAATTTCATAAGCAGCCTGGGTATCGGCTGCGAATGGCGCTACTGGAAGAAGCATACCAAGATAGATCATGATACTTGCGAAAATCTGAGCGATAAAGCCGTACTGAACCGTTCGTTTTGCTTCTTCTTTACCGTATTTTTCGTGAATGATATCTGTGAAAAGAAACGAAAAGGCATACATCACAACGGCCGCTGGGATGACGAAGCTTCCGATCATCACCACTTTTCCTGCTAGGACGTTTGCGATCACAATCGAGGTCGCAAACAGAACATTAAACAGGACAAGATTTCGGTCGATGAATTGATTTTTCATCTTATTGCGTTGCTTTCTCACGAATGGCTGTCGTTTTAAGTTCGATACCGCCACGAGCTGATTGATAAACCGTAATGGTTACTTTTAAAGGGTCAATTGCGTATACGATATCGTCTGCAATGCGTGCAGCGAGCGTCTCGCAGAAGCTTCCTTCGTCACGATAAGACCAGAGATAAAATTTCAGAGATTTAGACTCGATGCATTTCTCATCAGGTACGTAAGAAATCTCAACTCGACCAAAGTCAGGTTGTCCTGTTTTAGGGCATACCGCTGTAAATTCAAGTGCATTAAACGTAATTTCTTGAACGTTCGGTGCATCGAATGATTCGTTTTTTATCACTTCTCTTGCTTGTTCCACACTCTCTGGGCGAGGCATCGGACCAGAAGAGGGTAGCCAAGCTTTATCCATATTATTCATTAATAATCCTCCTTTAGTTTTGATGAAGCAGGAAGGTTACGAACTGCTGTCATTCAACGTTGTCTATTATAACAGAGGAACTTTCCAATGCGAAGTTGGAAGTTCAGGCCAAATTTATTAGTTTAGCTTTTAACATAAAGGGAAAGTAAAAAAATAGCTAAGTAAACTAAGAAAGATAATAGGAGGAATCATCATGCAAACAACGACTACGACAGTGAATAAGGAAAAGAATGGTAAGCTTGTAAAAGGGATTTTGGTAGGTGCTATTGTAGGTGGCGCGGTAGCGATGCTTGACTCAACAACGAGAAATAAAGTGAGATCATCAGCGGGCACGTTCAAGGACTCTTCCAAAGGATTTTATACTCGTGTGAAAGAAAACCCAGGCGAAGTGAAAGACGACTGGATGGATCGCATTCAATCAGCTTCTTCTGTTCTTAAAGAAGCTATGAATGATGCTCAGTCCCTTTATGAAAAGGTGAATGATGATGTGGTAGATCAGGTGAACCAAGTGAAAGAAGATTCAACTGAAGTTCTTTCTTCAGCAAAAGAAGCGAGTGAAGATTTAAAGGACATCGGAAGTAAAGTGAAGGATGCTGGACAGGAAGTAACAGATTCAAATGAGAGTGAATATGAACCAACAAACATTCCTGGCAGTGAAACACGCACACCTGGTAGCACGTCAGTGAACCCGAAGACTTCTCCAAATACAAAGCTTTAATTTAGAGAGCCCGTTAAATTCAGCTTATCATGAAAAAGACTTCCGCAAATTGCGGAAGTCTTTTTTTTTACGAAATGTAAGACGCACCAATGATAATTAAAAGAATAAATAAAACTACGATTAACGCGAAACCTTGACCGTATCCATATCCACTCATCGTTGTTCCTCCCGTCAATATGTGTCGCTTCTTTACTAACGTATGTAGGAGGTAAGACATCGGGACTTAGGCGAATGCCCTTTTTTGGGTGTGAAGGCTAAATGGTACGCATCGCTACTGCAGGATAATCAGTAAATATTGCCGAACATCCTGCTTTTTTGAGCGCAGCTATTTGATGAGGATCATTGACAGTAAAAGCACGAACAGGGATACCACGCTTATGTGTATTTGTTATAAAATACTCATCAATCGCACCCCACTCAATGTGGATACTGTTGGCACCAACTCGTTGAAGATAATCCCACGGCTCAACTAACTTTTCCATGAGTAGAATGGCGGTTTCAACTTTGCTGGTTTTTTGAGCGAGACGCTGAATACTATAGTGATTAAAGGAAGAGATAATGGTTCGATCACAAAGCTGATAATGTGTAAGCAAATCAAGTACCTTTTTTTCTAGATGTTCATAAGGAAAGAGACCATTTTTAAGCTCAATATTTAAAATGAGGGAGGTGGAAGTGATCCATTCTAGAACGCTTTTTAATGAAGGGATAGAAGTGCCCTGGAATCGATTTGAGAAAGCTTGACCGGCGTCTAGTCGAACTAAATCTTCGTATAGGAAGTCTTTTACAAAACCAATACCATTTGTCGTTCGCTCTAGTTGTTCATCATGAATCACAACAGGTACAAGGTCTTTTGTTAATTGAACATCGAGCTCGATTCCTTGAGCACCAGCTTTATGAGCCGCCTGAAAGGATAGAAGTGTATTTTCAGGATGTGTTCCTGACGAACCTCTATGTCCATAAATGTGGAAAAAAGACATAAGTCACCTCTCTTTAGCTAAGGTTGAATGATCTATGTATGGTATTCGCGCTTTAGTAGGGATTTCCTTTGTGGTTTCTGCTTCTAAGCTTCTCCCCCTATTCGAATAAAAAAGTCATGCGCTAGGGTTGCATACATGTTAGTGAAAAGAAAGGAGGAGGAATTTTTTGTTTAAGGGATTTGAATTACCAGAAGCACACGCTCATTATTTTAGAGGGAATTTGGAAGAGCGGTTTAATCATCATCATTTTCAGATTTTAGGATTCAGTTTTCCTATAAACGGCAGCTCTTTTGATCAGCATGTTCATCGAATTGAAGGGTTAACGATAGAGGAGGAGGGCCATCAACATCGCTATAATGTCGAATCTGGACCACCCATTTTATTAGCAAAGGGTGGTCATTATCATAAGTTTAGCGGAGAAACGGTGTCAAAAGAAAACCATGAACATTATTTTTCGGGAGAAACGAGTCTTCCTTTAGGGAATTATCCCTTAAATTGGTGAGAGGCGATGCAGCTGCATCGCCTCTTTTACATTTTAATTTCGCGCTTGTTTTGGTAAAACGTAAATGCAAGTGCGCCTATTAATATTGTCCCTTTAATTATATCCTGAGCATAGTAAGGAACATTTAACATTGTTAATCCATTTAGTAGAATGCCGATCAATACCGCCCCTACAAATGTACCGAGTGCGTTTGGCTTACCAGCGCCGAGTACAGAGTAGCCAATTAATGCTGCAGCCACACCATCCATTAGCAGTGGGGCGCCGGCAGAAACCTGCCCTGTACCTATACGAGATGCTAGTACAATGCCAGCAATACTAGCAAACAAGCCACTTAATACATATGCGAGTGTACGGTATCGCTGCACAGCAACTCCTGAAAGCCTTGCTGCTTCGCGATTACTTCCTGTCATATAAAGCAATCGACCAGCACGCGTATACGTAAGAAAAAGGTGAACCAATATTACACAACAAATCATAAAAATAGCGGGGAACGGGACGCCTGCTATTTCCCCTTGTCCAATAAAAAGAAAAGAGGGGATAAACTTGCCTGGTGCCGTTGTACCGTCATCCATTGGCATATTATTGTAGATTGAAAAGCCTTTTGTGTAAGTTAATTGAATTCCGTTTACAATATACATAACAGCAAGTGTTGCAAGAAGATCAGGGATTCTGATTTTGATTGTAATGAATGCGTTGATTAAACCAATGACTATTCCTAATATGATAGGAATAAGAAGGGCGACAAGAAGCTCCTGTCTATACCAGACGAGGGAGGCAGCACTTGCAATGGTTGCTAAACTAACCGTCGATCCAACTGAAAGGTCAAATCCTCCTACAATAAGTGTAAATGTTACCCCGAGTGCAACAAGCGTAACAATCGAGATGGACCGAAGAATATCAGCGAAATTACTATAAGTAAGAAACCGATCGTTCAGAATGGTGAAACTTACTATAAGAGCTAATATCACGAGCAGGGTGCCGTATTTAACAAAAAAATGAACTATTTTATTTTTAAAAGGTGTGACGAGAGCATTTTGTTTCTGTGTATGTGCTAATTCAGCTGCTGATTTCAATAGTTGTACCTCCTGTTGCTGCTTGCATAATGGCTGATTGATTCATGTTATCACCAGTTAAGGTCGCTGTGATTTCTCCGTCATACATGACAAGGATTTTATCGGATATCTCGAGAAGCTCATCGATTTCACTGGAAAAATAGAGGATTCCTTTTCCTTCATCAGCGAGTTGCTTTATGAGAGCCAATACCTCAGTTTTAGCTTTAACGTCGATGCCTTTGGTAGGTTCATCAAATAGGAATACGTTTCGGTCTTCATCTAACCACTTTCCGATTGAAGCTTTTTGTTGATTTCCTCCACTCAGATGATGAATCGGTTGTTGAGTAGAAGCAGCTTTTATACCAAGCTTATTAATTTGGTCGGACGAATAATTTTCTTCTTTCTTTCGATTAAGTAAGCCATTTTTTGAGTGACGGCGTAATGAAGGGAGGGTTAAATTCTCTGATAACGAAAAATCCAGTAAAATCCCTGTTTTTCTTCTTTCTTCAGGTATTAGGCAAACACCCGCATTAATGGCGTCACTAGGAGAGCGAAAACGATACGTGCGATTATGAAGGTGAATCTTCCCTTTTTGAGGCTTTGAGGCGCCAAATAAGGCTAAGGCGGTTTCGGATTTACCAGCACCTACAAGTCCTGCGACGCCTATGATTTCTCCATGATTTAATTCCAAATTGATGTTTTTTCCAGTCTCAGGAACATGCACATTCTCAGCTCGAAATAACGTGTGGTTTAATACTTGTCTTTTTCGTTCTTTCTTCTTTCCAATCGCTGAACCAAGCATATTGGTAATAATCTCATCGGCTGATACCGCTTTTGTCTCAGCTGTGAGGTGAACTTTACCATCACGTAAAATCGTAAATCGGTCGCTAATTTCTTCTATTTCAGGCATACGGTGAGAAATATAGATAATACCGACACCTTTCTTTTTTAACTTGTTAATCAGGTAAAATAAGAGTTGTGTTTCTTCTATGCTAAGTGGCGCGGTAGGTTCATCAAGGATTAAGTATTGAACATCATGAGCCATTGCCCGAGCAATCAGTATCAGTTGTTTTTCCGAGAGTGTGCAATCGGAAGCAAGCTTATCTGGATTCAAAGGGATCCCGAGTGTCGCTAGTAATTGCTTTGTTTTTTTGCGCTCTTTTTTAGAAGAGTAAAGTTTAAAGGGAGATTGATTTAAGGAATCAGCCCAAATATTTTCTGCTACCGAAAGGGCAGGAAAAAGAGCCGTATCGACTTCTTGTACAACAATGCCAATGCCTGCTTTTTTTGCATCAGAAGGGGTTCGAATTGATAAGGGTTGCCCGTTATATGAAATTGAACCACTGTCCCGTTCATAGTCCCCACAGACAATTTTCATAAGCGTACTTTTGCCTGCTCCGTTTGTACCTAGTAAGGCGTGCACCTCACCGGCATGAATCGTGAGTGATACGTTTTTTAATACAGTCGTACTGCCAAATGATTTAGAAATATTTTTAATCGTTAATTGATTCATTTAGCGTCTGCCTCTTCAACGAGCTTTTCCATCCAAGGTGATGTGGCAGCGTCAGATGATCCCCATCCCTCAACGTATTCCCCAAGCTCATCCATGGAGATCGTTTCTTCAGGTAAATCAGACTGCTTTACAAGATGAGGATCAAGTGAAAAGATTTCAGGTGTATCTTCTTCAGCGATTTTTTGATAAGCAAACCGAACTTGAACACGTCCAACTTCAGCTGGATCAGTTGCAGCAGAAGATAGCCACGGACTATTTTCCTTCTGCATCATTTGGAGGTCTTCATCACTCATATCAATGCCATAAACCTTGATTTCGTCTCTGCCTGCTTGCTCAATCGCTCTAGTCGCGCCTTTAGCAAATTCATCCCATGGAGCAAATACAGCGTCAATGTCTCCTTTGTTTGGGTATTGCTTTAGAATCGTTTCCATTTGTGTTTGGGTATCAAGAGCTGTATTAGCGCTTGCTGTGCCGAACTTCGCGATTTCTTTTATTCCTGGATATCGCTCCTGGAATGCCTCGTAAATGGCATTTCGGCGTTCCATCGGTGCAAATCCGCCTACCCAAACGTACACAATATTGCCTTCCCCATTTAAATCTTGAGCAAGTGTTTTTAACGTATCCCAGGCGAGACTGTAGTCATCCTGGTCGATGACGGTTACGCCAGGTACGTTAATATCACTGTCAAAGACAACAACAGGAATTCCTTGCCCCACTGCTTTTTTTACTCCTGCTTCAAGAGCATCTGCTCGGCCGTGATCGATTAAAATGGCATCGACATCCTGATTGATCGCTGTATCAAGGTGTGTCGCCATTTTCGAAAGGTCATTATCGGCATTATATACCTGGACACTTCCTCCAAACTTTTCAACCTGATCTTCAACCCCTTTGACATATTGGGAAGAGAATGTTCCAAGAGAAGCTTGCATAATCGCAGCAATTTTTATCGGTTTTTGCACCTCTTCTGGAATGTCAGATGAAGTTTGCGATGTTTCTTCTTGAGTTTTTGAGGCAGTCTCACTTGTTTCATTATTGCTTGCTTCAGTTTCACTTACAGCATCTTGCTCACTTGTGCATGCTGCAAGAACGAAGAGAAGAAGGATGGATAAAATAAGTCCTAAACGTTTCATGAATGTACCTCCGTAATTTCATTGTCTGGTAAACCAAGATGAGCAAGGTTTTCCTCGTAGGGTGTTCGAATGATGCCGTGTTCGGTAATGATTCCTTTGATTAAGTGATGTGGTGTTACGTCAAATGCAGGATTGAAAATTTCAATGTTTTCAGCAGCGACGCGCTCTCCCTGATAGTGTGTGATTTCTTTTGAATCACGCTCCTCAATCGGAATGGCATCTCCATTAGGAATCGAATAGTCAATCGTTGAGATAGGTGCTGCAATATAAAAGGGAACATTGTAAGCCTGAGCGATATGAGCAAGACCGAGCGTACCGATTTTGTTAGCAGTGTCTCCATTTGCGGCGATTCGATCCGCACCGACTATAACCGCAGCGATTTTCTTTGTTTTTAAGACGTGCGCTGCCATGCTATCCGTAATAAGCGTTACGTCGATACCGGCACGTTCAAGTTCCCATGCGGTTAGTCGAGCACCCTGGAGAACGGGTCTCGTTTCCGTTGCAATCGCGGAAATCGTTAGACCGTTTTGCTTAGCCAAGTGGAGCGGAGCAAGGGCCGTTCCATATTTTGCTGTTGCAATTCCTCCTGCGTTGCAGTGGGTGAGAATGGTATCTCCGTCCTTCAATAGTTTAAGACCGTGTTCTCCGATGCGTTGACAGACAAGTTCATCTTCTTTATGGATAAGTAACGCTTCATGAAGAATCGCGTCTTTCATTTTTTCGACAGTTGATAAAGGAAGAGTAACTCGAACAATGCGATCAATCGCCCACGAGAGATTCACGGCAGTTGGGCGAGAAGATGAGAGGTATTCTCCTTGTTTAAGTAACTCTGCTTTAAAAGTTGATGGTTCGTTTGTTTCTGCGTGTTGACTCCAGAGGACAAGACCATACGCAGCCGCAATTCCAATCGCTGGTGCACCGCGGACGACGAGAGCAGATATGCTATTCCAAACATCTTCGATCGCCGTCTGTTTGAGATAGCTTTCTTGATGTGGTAACTTGCGCTGATCAAGCAGTAAGAGATGATCCCCTTTCCACTGAAGAGATGAGATGACAGTCATTTAAACGACCTCCTTAATCGTTTCAATGTAATCTTTAATCGAATTGATGTTTTTTCGATTTAAAATGAGTTTTTTTCCAAGTGTTAAAGCTCTTCTTTCTACAGCCAGTTTTACTTCTGGATCAGTAATCGTCTCAATTTCTTCTACATGAGCAAGTCCAATCGTTCTTCGGATAATTTTACAACCAGCAAAACCAATACTATCGACAAAAATAGACTGAAGATGAGTATTGAGATAACCTCTGGAATAGCGGTTATCTTCTGAAAGGTGGGTGTCCCAGAGGGAACGGAACGTAGAGTCAAATACGGTCCAAACTTCAGTGATAACACCAAAGAGATATGCCAGATATCCGTCTTTTTCTTTCTCGGTTCGATGAGCTTCCTGGGAGAGAATGCTAAGCGTAATATTGGCAATAAAAGCCCCAACATCAAATCCCGCTGGGCCATAGAAAGCAAATTCAGGATCGATTACTTTTGTTGAACCCTCCGTTACGAATAGGCTACCTGTATGCAAATCCCCGTGTATCAACGCCTCTCCTTTTGTTAGAAAGGAATGTTTAAGCGAAGCAACTTCAGTTAGGAAGTCTTGATCTTCCCACAAAATTTCAACATCTGGTCGAAGCTCTTCTGTAAATGCGTTACTTTCAGCATTGTAGAAGGGGTCTGAAAATACGAGACTTTCCGTGATTGCGCATAAATCTGGATTGCTAAACCGTTTAGCAAGCTCTTTCTTTTTTGCAGAACCAAGACCGTAGTCAGAGGTGAAAAAGAGCGTGTGAGCGAGGTAAGTCCCGACATTTCTTGCAAGCTCAGGGTAGACACGTCCTTCAATAAGTCCTTTGCGCAAAATCGTATGCGATGATAAATCTTCCATCACTGTTGCCGCTTTTTCTGAGTCGTGCAAATAAACAACTGGGGAAAATTCAGGAACAAGCGAATGAGCTTGTATGAGGGCCTCGCTTTCAATTCTCGACCGGTCAAGTGTCAGTGGCCAGGATTCACCAACAACCTTGGCATAAGGCAAAGCTTGTTTGACGATCCAGGATTCCTCTGTTGCTTTGTTTTGAACATGAAAAACATAGTTTAAATTGCCATCCCCGATTTCTTTTACGATAAGGGGGGAAGAGGGATCGATAAAATTGTGATGCACTAAAAAGTGAACAACGCTTTCTTGTGTAAATGGTGTATATCCCGACTTAACTTGAAAAGACATGTGTAAGTCCCCTTTCAAAAATGAATAGATTATGTACAGAAGCATTCTTGATTAAAAGACATAAAAAAAGCCTCTTTCCGAAGAAAGAGGCTTGAAGAGATATCCTTCACACCTCTTATCTTCCAGGATAAATATCATCCTGTTGGAAGTAGCACCGTGCCATCTAAGCCATCCTGTAAAGATGTACTTAAGAATAGGTCGGTTGCTGGGCGTCATAGGGCCAAATCCCTCAGCCTGCTCTTGATAAGAGAAAGTTTATGAAATTATTTTACAATTTTTTCGCTTGAAATGTATGTTACAGAGAAACAGATGCATTTGTCAATAATATTTTGAATTTTATTTATAAATATCTGGACGTCGATCTTCAAAGATTGGAATACGACTTCGGATAGATGATATTTCTTCTTCATCAATCAAGCCTGTTAATATCGTTTCCTCTTCGCCTGCTTCTGCGATAATCGTTCCCCACGGATCGATGATTAAAGAATGTCCTCCAAACGCATTATCTGGATCTGCTCCTACACGATTACAAGCAATAACGTAACATTGATTTTCAATAGCGCGGCTAATAAGTAATGCTCGCCAATGATCGGTGCGCTGTTTCGGCCATTCGGCTGGAACGAACAAAACTTGTGCGCCTTCAATGGCATGAAGGCGAAGCCACTCTGGAAAGCGAATATCATAACAGATGAATCCGGCACTTGGGAGTTCTTCAAGTGTGAAGTGGCTTTTCTCATTCCCTGAAACAAGGTATTTCTCTTCATTCATCAATCGAAATAGATGAGCTTTGCTATACTCATGGATAAGCTGCCCATCTCGATTGAAAACGAGCATCGTATTCGTTACGTGATCATGTTGTTGTTTTGCAATCGACCCACCTACTATACTCACCGTATTCTTTTTGGCCAGTTTTGAAAGAAAAGCGATTGATTTTTCTGCATTTGTATCTCCAATTTCATCAAGTCGCGATAAATCATAACCAGTCGACCACAATTCCGGTAAAACGATAATATCTGGTTTGTCGTGAACAGCCTTAGAAACTAGCTCTTCAACTTTAGAGAAATTTTCTTCCGGGTTTCCAAAAGCAATATCAAACTGCAACAGAGCGATCTTTTTCATTGTTTTCTCCTCCTCGCTTACAAAATAAGCTTTACATGATTGTGTATCCAAGATAACATAATTTACTAGAATTTCACGAAAATTTTAACAGGATGTGATTCTTTGAAACAATTTCAAACTTCTGATGCTCTTAAACGATTACCGGAACAATTTTTTGCAAAGCTTGCTGGAAAAGTGAACCGCTATGTAGATGCGGGTTATGACATTATTAATCTTGGACAGGGAAATCCTGATCAGCCAACACCCGATCATATTATCAAGTCCTTGCAGAAGGCAGCTGAAAACCCAACCTATCACAAATATCCGCCATTTCGAGGACAGCCTTTTTTAAAGCAGGCGGCTGCTGATTTCTATCAGCGAGAATTTGGAGTGAACCTTGATCCAGAGAAGGAAATTGCCGTTCTTTTCGGTGGAAAAGCAGGCCTTGTTGAAGTCAGTCAATGCTTACTAAATAAAGGTGATGTGGCACTCGTTCCAGACCCCGGTTATCCTGATTATTGGTCAGGCGTCGCGATGGCTGAAGCGAATATGCAAATGATGCCGTTGCTTGAGAAAAATCATTTCTTACCAGACTATGAAGCGATTCCAGAGGATTCGTTAAAAAAAGCGAAAATGATGTTTTTAAATTACCCAAACAACCCAACTGCAGCTGTTGCAACGAAGCGATTCTTTGAGGAAACGATCAATTTTGCGGAGACCAATGATATTTGTGTTGTGCATGATTTCGCTTACGGTGCTATCGGGTTTGATGGAGAGCGACCAATTAGCTTTTTGGAAACAGAGGGTGCTAAAGACAATGGAATTGAAATCTATACCCTTTCAAAAACGTATAATATGGCAGGATGGCGTGTTGGATTCGCAGTCGGAAATCAATCTGTTGTTGAAAGCATCAATCTACTTCAGGATCATTTTTACGTCAGTCTATTTAGTGCGGTGCAAGAAGCCGCGGCTGAAGCTTTGCTTGGATCACAGCAGTGTGTAGAAGACCTTCGCGAAACGTATGAGTCGAGAAGAAATGTTCTCATTCAAGGACTCCATGACATTGGCTGGGATGTCACTTCTCCAGCGGGATCATTTTTCGCCTGGCTGAAAGTACCAGAATCATTTACTTCAGAAAGTTTTGCAGATTTCTTGCTTGAAAACGTTCAAATTGTTGTCGCACCCGGAAACGGCTTTGGAGAATATGGTGAGGGATATGTGCGAGTCGGGTTATTAACTTCTGAAGATAAGCTAAGAGAAGCGGTCGAACGGATTAAGTCTCTTAATCTCTTTTGATTCAGAAAAATTAAAAAACAGTTTGACAGAATTTGCTGCGTCTGGCATAATTCAAATCAATTACTAAAACGAATAATTGCATACTCTTATCCAGAGAGGTGGAGGGACGAGCCCTTTGAAGCCCGGCAACCGATTTTTAAGTTTTCTTAAAGACACGGTGCTAATTCTCGCAGCAAAAGCTGGAAGATAAGAGGAAGAGCATGGTGATAAAGACCTCTTCCTCGTGAAGGGGTCTTTTTTGTGTGATAAGCGAAGAGTGAAAGGTAAAGACTGAAAGGAATGAACGTGATGAGCCGTCTTATAGCTACCTATCTTGTAAATAATGATCATCAATTAGCCCAGCGTGCCGAATCGATCGCTCTCGGATTAACCGTTGGCACATGGACGAATCTACCGTTATTAGAAAAAGAACAGTTACAAAAACATAAAGGAGAAGT contains:
- a CDS encoding pyridoxal phosphate-dependent aminotransferase is translated as MKQFQTSDALKRLPEQFFAKLAGKVNRYVDAGYDIINLGQGNPDQPTPDHIIKSLQKAAENPTYHKYPPFRGQPFLKQAAADFYQREFGVNLDPEKEIAVLFGGKAGLVEVSQCLLNKGDVALVPDPGYPDYWSGVAMAEANMQMMPLLEKNHFLPDYEAIPEDSLKKAKMMFLNYPNNPTAAVATKRFFEETINFAETNDICVVHDFAYGAIGFDGERPISFLETEGAKDNGIEIYTLSKTYNMAGWRVGFAVGNQSVVESINLLQDHFYVSLFSAVQEAAAEALLGSQQCVEDLRETYESRRNVLIQGLHDIGWDVTSPAGSFFAWLKVPESFTSESFADFLLENVQIVVAPGNGFGEYGEGYVRVGLLTSEDKLREAVERIKSLNLF